TGATAGCGATTCGCTTGTCGGTGATCGCCGTGAAAACGCCGGTCAGTGAGGATTTATCCTCGGGGCCACCGCCTTCGATATCGAGTGAACTACCACGAAACATGTAGTGAACGGCCTCCCCCGTTTCCAACACGTTTCCCAGCTTCGTGATTCGTGATTCCGTCACCCACGATCCTTGTGGCTCGGCGTCCATGTGGACTTCAAGGCTGTGTTCGATCTCTTTTAGTCCGCTGCCATCGGCTGCTGTGTTCGCGATAAGAAACCGTTCTATCGATCGCAGCTCGTTTTCCTCACGGATCGCGATCGGAGCTTTGAGGAGGAACTGATCGGTCGTCACTTCGATCGTTCTGTCCTCTCGTTCGACCCCATTTATCGCAGAAAGTGAGACGGTCAGTGTCTGATCCCCGTTCTTGTTTCCAGCGACGACCAGCCAGCGCTGATCGGTGATGAGATGCTTTACGGTACCGGCTGCGTTGTGTTCCGGTACTCTCGGTGCGTAGGCTCCTTCGAGTGAGACAGTGGTCATGTCCGTATCAAGGATGAAGTGCGGTTGTTCATCCTCTCGGAGATAGTCGATGAGCGGCTTCGTGTAGAAATCCCGTGTGAGGAGTCCGGTTTTTAGCTTGGTCAGTCGGGGTTCAGTCACGGAGCTGTGGGTGGCGACGTCGATGAGAGCCGTGATTCCGTCCGGATCGGCTCCGGCAGTGGTTTTTTCCGGCTGATCGACTGGTTTTAGTCCGGTCCCATCAACGCCGGTGTTCACGACCAACCATCGATGTAGCCCCTCGAGATCCTCTTCATCGATCTTGATCGGTGCTTCAAAGCGAAACCGATCGGTCGTGAACGAGACTATATTCGTCCACGGCTCTGTTTTCACAGCGAGACCAGTGATATCCTGGAGTGGTATACTGAGCGTCTCATCGCCGTTTTCGTTTCCGGCGACGACCAGCCAGCGCTGATCGGTGATGAGATGCATCGTTGTGTTCGTCCCCGCTTGTTTTGGGGGCGTCGGAGCTGACGATCCTACGAGATCGATTTTCCCATCGGACAGTCCTGGCGAAAAGAGGAAGTGCGGTTGTTCGTTCTCACCGAGGTAATCGATGAGGGGTTTGGTGTACAACTTCCCTGTGAGTAGCCCGAACTCGAGTTCGGTCAGTCGTTGTTCGGTCACTGAGTCGTGGAGAGCGTTGTCGATGAGTTCGCCAACGTCCAGTGATGCTGTCGTCTCAGGCTCCTCATCGGCTACGAGCTGCTGTAACCCCGTCCCTGTGGCTGCCGTGTTCGCGACGAGCCATTCTTGTAGGGTTTGAACTATGTCACTTTCGTGCGTTTTTGCGATCGGAGCATCCAGCCGAAACTGTTCAGTCGTGAATGAAACGTCGTGTGACAGCAAGTCAGTCTCGACGGAAATCCCTGTGATATCCTGGAGTGGCACACTAAGCGTTTCATCGCCGTTCTTATTTCCGGCGACGACCAGCCAGCGCTGATCGGTGATGAGATGCTTTACGGTACCGGCTGCTGTCATTTCCGGTTTCGCTGGGATATCTGGGCCGGAAAGCGAGATATTTCCGGCTCTATCAAGGATGAAATGGGGCTGTTCGTCGTCAGTAAGGTACTCGATGAGTGGCTGGGTGTACAGATACCCCATAAGAACGCCGAACTTACGCTCGGTCAACCGGTGTTCAGTCACGGACTCGTGTACTGCCGCTTCACTGCATTTCGTGCTGTCTTTCCTACCGGCCATTATATAGAAAAACGATCACGTCATCATTTAACACTGTGGATGGTATCGTATCAACAATGTATCTACTTCGTAGATACTTCACTACTAGTGGTCATCAGAAACACGTCCTGACGGAGATTTGAACTCCGGTCCCTGGCTCCGCAAGCCAAGAGGATAGTCCACTACCCTATCAGGACTCATCCCTCTCTTTCGTGTATTCCCCTAAAGCCGTTGCGATTCGAACTCGTCATCCATCGTTTCGGGTCCGAACATTGAAACGGGAAACGGGAGCCACACAGCGTATGTGGACGGAATCGTCTAACCGACAGTGCTTAGCGGCCGTGTTACCATATTCAGCGTAATGAGCCAGATCGAGGATCTCTACGAGGAACTAGATCCCGACGTCAGTCAGGAGGCGTTTCGGGACGCTGTCGAGGCAAAGACCGAAGAGATGGCCGGTCTCGTCGACACGGAAACCGCCGCACAGATCGTCGTCCATGAGGTTTCCGACAGCCAGCCGAACTCGATCGCGGCGATCGATCCGGGTCCGACGGAGGTAGCGTTCGTCGGTAAGGTGACGTCCGTCGGCGAGCTCCGAACGTTCGAACGCGACGGCACCGATGGCAGCGACGACGATCAGGACGACGGCCACGTGTTGAACATCGAGGTTGCTGACGAAACCGGCCGGATTCGCGTTTCGTTGTGGGATGATCGCGCGATCGCGGCCGCCGAGGAACTAGCCTGTGAGCAGGTGCTTCGAATCAAAGGTCGGCCGACAGATGGCTACTCCGGGATCGAGGTGAGCGCGAGTCGCATCGAACCCGCACCCGACACCGAGATCGACGTGTCTGTCGATCCTGAGACCACCATCGAGGGTCTTTCGATGGACCAGTACGACGTGACGCTTACGGCGCGAGTGCTCGCCACGGAACCAGTGCGTACGTTCACCCGAGACGATGGAAGCGACGGTCGCGTTTCGAACCTCCTGATCGGTGATGAGTCGGGACACGTTCGCGTCGCATTGTGGGACGAACAGGCCGACAGCGTTGACGATCTCTCGTCTGGAACATCGATCGAGATCATCGATGGCTCCGTGAGCGAGCGCGATGGACAGCTCGAACTCCACGTCGGAAACGGTGGCACCGTCGAACCGATCGACGAGGAAGTCGAGTTCGTTCTCGATGCGGCGTCGATCGAGTCGCTTGAGGTCGGACAAACGGCCGACATCGCCGGCGTCATCCGGTCGACCGATTCAAAGCGAACGTTTGAGCGCGATGATGGAAGCGAGGGACAGGTCCGAAACGTCCGCGTTCAGGATCAGACGGCCGACATCCGCGTCGCGCTCTGGGGTGAGAAGGCCGATATCGATATCGCACCGGGGGATGAGGCGTTGTTTGCGGGCGTCGAGATCGAAGACGGGTGGAAGGATTCCATAGAAGCCTCGGCCGGATGGCGATCGACGGTCACGGTGTTGGACGACGACGCGTCAAGTGGGGATGCTGCGAACACGACGGACACGACAGGAGCTACTTCGTCGGGGGCGGACGACCGAGCGGAGACGGGAAGTGGTTCCCTCGTCGCGTTCACTGACGGGGAGACCGCTGCCAGTACTACTGAGCACCAGACGAGCACCGAACGGCAGGAGTTCACTGGGACTGTCGTTCAAACTGGTGACCCGGTGATTCTCGATGACGGACAGACGACCATTTCGGTCGCAACCGATGTGGATGTGCATCTTGGAGAGGAGATCACTGTTCACGGCCGGATCAGAGACGGCACGCTCGACGCTGACGATGTCCTATGACGACCTCCACGCCAGCGATACCACGCTGGTTCCGGGATCTCTTCCGCTGTCAGCTAACGCGGAACGTTTAAGCCTGCGACAGCCGGGTATGTGGCTATGAGCGTCGAGCTACCGTTTGCCCCGGTAGACGCTGTTATCCGTCGGAACGCTGGAAATCTCCGGGTGAGCGCCGACGCAGCCGAGGTTCTGGCCCGTCGTATTCAAACACACGGTGCAGCGTTGGCGGTTGATGCTGCCGAACGAGCGACCGAAAACGGTCGAAAGACGTTAATGACGGAGGATTTCGGCGTCGAATCGGCTGATCGAAGCACCGTCGACCTTCCGATCGCTCCCGTCGATCGTATCGCCCGCCTCGATATCGACGATCGGTACCGCGTTTCGATGGACGCCCGCGTCGCGTTGGCAGCACGCCTCGAATCGTATGCGACTGCGATCGCCGCGGCGGCGGCGGCGTTCGCCCGTCACGCCGGTCGTCGGACGATCAAATCCGAGGACGTCGAACTGTATTTCGACGTCGAACAGCACTTCTAGTAATGCTTCCCACGACTACAGTCGTGGGCGTTCCCTCGGCGGGTTTCCGCCCACGACTCGCTCACCCGCAGGCACAGCATACGACACACCACTGCGATCGAATCGCGGTGAGTCGTACCGACGGCTCTACATCCACCGCATCGAACGCGTTCCCTTCCCGCAGTGGACAGCTTGACGTGGCCTCTCCGGCCATGACCCGGCTGTCTGAGCGGCGCACCACGAGCAGACGAATCGGGTCGAGCTACGTATGAAGTTCGGCCACCGTGAACAATGCCTCTTACACGATACCGGAGCGCGTCATCCCGAATCACCGGATCGGATCCGCGCGATCCGTCGCGTCTTATCGCACGAGCACGGCGTTGAGTACGTCACTCCCGAGTCGGTGTCTCCGGAGATCGTGACCACGGTCCACGATCCCGGCTACGTCGAACAAGTACGGGAGTTCTGTGCCGACGGTGGTGGACAGTGGGATGCTGATACGGTCGCCGTTTCGGAGACGTGGGACGCCGCGCTTGCGAGTGCGGGTATTGCCGTGTGGGCCACCGAGACGGCACTTGATGGGGCGTCGGGGCGCGAAACACCGTTTTCGATCGGTCGTCCCCCGGGACACCACGCCATCGCCGACGATGCGATGGGATTTTGCTTTTTCAACAACGCCGCGATCGCAACCGAGACAGCATTAGAGCGCATCGACCGGGTAGCGATCATCGATTGGGACGTTCACCACGGCAACGGCACCAACGACATCTTTTATGATCGCGACGACGTGTTTTATGCCTCGTTACACGAACAGGGGTTGTATCCCGGTACTGGAACAGTCGAAGAAACCGGTGTCGATGCGGGTGCAGGCCGAACGCTCAATCTTCCGCTTCCACCGGGAAGCGACGACGCTGTCTACCTGTATGCCTTCGAAGAAGCCATTATACCGGCCTTAGAGCGGTTCGATCCGGACCTCCTTATCGTGAGTGCGGGCTTCGACGCTCACGAACGCGATCCGATCTCTCGCATGCGGGTCTCGACGGAGGGATACGGGGTGCTCACCGCCCGGTGTCGCGCGCTCTCGGACCGTCTCGATGCCGCTCTCGCGTTCGTGCTCGAAGGTGGCTACGGACTTGAATCGCTTTCGGACGGTGTCCGCATGATCAACGACGTGTGTGACGGGCGCGAGCCAGTCGAACCGGATGAACCTGTCAGCGAAAGCGGCCGAACGGTCGTCGACACGGCGCGCGAACAGCTGTTCGATGCCGCCGACTGGGCTGATTGAAAGCGCCTTCGAAACGCCCGTGGGTCGCTCTACCGTTCAATTGCCGGTCTGATTTCTGAAGCGAGTGTACACGTATTTTCTGACCGAATTGGGTGCGAACCGGATCCCAACACGGGTGAGGACGTTGAACGTGAACTCGGATGCACCGATGAATCCTCGTCGGTACCAGCCACATTGCTGTTCGAACTCCCGTCGAGCGTACTCGTAGCCTTTCCGACGGTCGTACAGTTCGTCTCCGGCTCGCATCTTTAACAGGACTTCAGGCACGTTCCAGAACCGGGCACCGTTCATGAGCATCCGGACCCACAGATCGTAATCTTCCATCCGAGACACAGCCCGATAGTTCCCTACTTCCATCACTGATTCCCGACGGAACAGCACCGTAGCGTGGTTCATCGGACTCCGGAACTTGGCTCGCTTTTCTATCTCGTCGTGACGACATGGTACCGTCCGTTTTGCGTGTGTTTCGTCGGGATCGGTGTCGAATTCGGCGAGATATCCTCCAACAACGTCGATATCTGGGTTGTTGTGGAGAAACTTCATTTGACTCTCGAATCGATCCGGGACGCTGACGTCGTCGGCATCCATCCTGGCGACGTACTCGTGGGAACACTCCTGCATCCCTTCCCGCAAGGCATTACCCAGTCCTTGGTTGGTTTCGATCTCGTGGACCCTGAACGTCTTTTCGTAGTCGTCTTTCCACGTTCGAATAACGGTTTCGAGCGGCTCGGGCACAGGCCCGTCCCGAACGACCAGGATCTCGTCCGGAACGAGCGTCTGCTCTGCGATGCTCGTAATCGCTGTATCGAAATGGTCGGGATCGTCGCCAGCGTACACCGGCAAGAGAACGGAAAAGGGCGAAATATCTACGTTTGATGATCGGCTCATCGGCACTCTTCGAGAACTATCACGGACCGCTAAATATGAAACTTGTGCTATCATATCTCCACATACTAATATATTAATATCAAGAATGGTGTGGAGAATTCATATCGCTGGATATCGTAGTAGCAACACGGACCGTCGGGCTATCGATCGCTATTGAGACGTTGAGTGTTCCCGATCCGAGGCTGATGGCTTGTGCTCGGTACCGACACCGTATTGTCTACTGACAGATAGTCCGCGGATGAACACTCCGATTCGTTACTTTCGCGGTGTGTTACGTTGCTCTTCTAGAGAGGCAGTTCTACCACTCGGTCGCCTTCGAACTATGCTTGTTCGCCGTAGGTTTCTTCGAGATACGCGATGATATCGCTCGACTCCGGCAGTCCTTCGACGCCGTGCTCGTGGTCGACGAGCACGGGCACACCGGTTTGCCCGCTCACTTCCTTGACTTCGTCGCGTTCTGCATGGGATCGAGGTACCATGTGTGATTCGTAATCGAGTCCAAGCTCCTCTAATTTCTGTGTGACTGTCGCACAGAACGGACACCCCTCCAGTTCGTAGAGCTCGATCGATGACATCGGTGTGGTTACGTTCGGGGCCGGTAATAAAACACCGCCGATACACCTCAGAAACAATCAATATATTTATATAAGGTGTGTGAGGAGTCCGCTCGTACGAACGTAGAAATAGAGGACGAAAACCATGAGCAGCGCCATCTGCCCCGGTCTGACGTCAGCCCACTCGCCGCCAGCGGCCTTTACGACCGGGTAGGCGATGATCCCTGCCGCGATGCCATAGGCGATCGAGAACGTAAAGGGCATTACGAGTAGCGTTAGTGCCGCCGGCACGGCGTGGGTAAAATCGTCCCACTGGATGTCCACGATGCCTCGGAGCATGAGAACCGCAACGACGACGAGCGCGATGTGAGAGGCGTGCATCGGGATCGCCGAGGCCAACGGAACGATCGCCAGCGATGCGAGAAACAGTCCAGCGACGACGACTGCAGTCAGACCAGTCCGTCCGCCTTCCTCGACGCCGGTCGCCGATTCGATGTACGTCGTTACCGTCGACGTGCCGAGGATACCACCTACAGTCGTGCCGATCGCGTCGGCCAACAGTGGCTTGTCGATCTCGGGGACGTTGCCGTCCTCATCGAGGAAGCCAGCGGCTTGAGAGACGCCCGTTAACGTCCCTGCCGTGTCGAAGAAGTCCACGAAGAAGAACGTGAACACGATCAGCGCGAACGCGAGCGAATCGATGTCGGCCAATCCTTCGAGAAACGCACCGATCAGGGGGGTGATGTCGTAGCCACCGCTGGTGTAGCTGAACGCCGACAGGGGATCGGACGACAGTGTCGACACCGAGATGGGATCGAGCACCGCGTCGCTGCTCAGCGTCGTTCCTTGTGGCGCGTTTTTCGCGGGGACAGCGTTGTATCCGAGTGCAGCCGCGAGGTAGCTCATCACCGTCGTCCCAAGTACACCGAGAACGATCGAGCCTCGAATCCCGCGTGCGTGCAACGCGAACGTCACGAACAGCCCGACGACGGAAATGATCGCCACTGGATCGGTCGCAAACACCGGGTTGAGCGACACGAACGTGCTCGCATCACCAGCGGTAACCCGCATCGCTTGTAACCCGATGATAGCGAGGTACAGTCCGATTCCTGCACCGACCGCGAGTTTCACCGGTTTCGGAAACAGCTCGATCACGTATTTGCGCGCGCCGATCAGGGTCAACACTCCGAAGATCACGCCTTCTACGACGATCGCTGCGAGCGCCGTCCGCCACGGGACACCGAGCGTCCCGACGACTGTGAACGCGAAAAACGCGTTCAACCCGAGTCCCGGTGCCAACGCGAACGGACGGTTGGCGTACACCCCCATCACGAACGTCGCAACCGCTGCCGACAGGATCGTCACTACTGTGAGCATCTGTACGATCTGCGCGTCGCTCCGGGTACCGACATCTATCACCTGTCCCATGATCTGCGGGTTCACCACGACGATGTACGACATCGTCAAAAACGTCGTCAGCCCGGCGACGATCTCGGTCCGGAGGTCGGTGTCGTGCTCCTCGAGTCCGAAGAGCGATGAGATCCCATCGATCGGTGCCATCTTACACGAATGAGCATAATCGAAACAGCGTAATTAAGTATTTCTATCGACTTCCGATAGAAATATACACGATCATGGATAGGTGTGCTATTCGAGCGTTAGTAGTGATTCGACAGGTGCATCGGTTCGTTGGCGGGCGATCTCGATCCCATCGTCGCCGACTGCGATGAGGGTGAACACGCCGACGACGGAGGCTTCCGCGATGGACGCGATGTCCAACAGGAGTTCTTGGGTTTCTCCCGACCGGATCAGATCGTCGACGACGAGCACCCGTTGGTCCGGTTCGAGCGCGTGTTCGGGCAGATAATACGTGAGTTCGATCCCGCTGGCGAGTCGAGATCGTGCCTCGATGAACTCTTCGACGGCGGTTTCTTTGGTTTTTTTCGCGTAGGCGATGCGGGCGTCGAAGTACCGCGCCATCGCCGATCCGAGCGTGATTCCGTCGGTTGCGGCGGTTAACACGACGTCTGGCTGGTCGAAGTCGAACGCCTCTGCGGCTACGGGCGCGGTGAGGTCGAGAAACGTCTGATCGAACACGAGCGCCGAATTATCGATGTATCCCGCGTCGTCGAACGCGATGTGTCGTTCGAGTTCGTCGGCGAGCGCTTGGGGACCGATGTCCGCCAGCAGTTGCCGGGCGCGTTCTGTGCCCGGCAGGACGTGTCCGTTGACGTACCGGTTCAGATCGCCTGCCGGAAAGCCGGTCGTTTCAGCTAGCTCCTCGTACGTTCGCGTCTCTTTGAGCGTCCGCAACACTGCAACCGCCCGTAACTGGAGGGTCGCTTTCTCCGCCCTGTTCATATCCTCATTCTCCAATGCACAGGTATGGATACTTCGATTTGGATATCCCAGAATATGAGCATGGTCGTGAGTAAATTAGTGCAAGGGTCGTTCCCGTGGCGTCGTGACGATTTTGCCCGATTCTCCCGTAGTAGAATCGAGCAGTGGTATGGACACCCGTTTCGATACCCAGTAAATCGAGAGCAAAGGGGCGTCACGACCCCGAAATCGGTTCGCGAACGATCGGATCTCACACCTGGCGATTACGTCGACATCGATGTTGAGGGTGGTTTTGTCGTACTCCGGCCTCGTGTTTCACGGGAATAGTTATTCGGACTTAAAAGTATGATTTGTTGGGACCGAGCAGCCGGTGCCATGAATATTGATTTCGGAGCCATAAATGATTATACTCCAACAATAATGCTCATAGAGAAATGGACAAAATTTTTATAAATGGCATAACTCGATGTAGGCTATGACCTATCAATCGATGCAAATTGCGAATATTATTCCCGACATTAATAATCAGTTTTTCCTACCTGGTATTCAACGTGAATTTGTCTGGAATACAGATCAAATTATTCAGCTATTCGATTCAGTTATTAGGGGCTACCCGATTGGTTCGTTCCTCTTTTGGAACGTTAGGGGTAAAGTTGCAAAAGAACGTATCAAATATGAATTCATCAAACATTACATTACTGAAGGTGTATATCCTGCTGAATTTGACGATAGGGACTTTCGCAATCCAAAAGTTCGAGATGAGTACAGCGAAGGTCTCCCTAATAAATTGACGCTAGTGCTTGATGGCCAACAACGACTTTCGTCTTTCTATATTGGACTTAAGGGAAGTCTTACAGATCGTGGCTATAACCAACGCAAGAAAAAGCCTGATTCTTGGGATCGTAAAAAGCTGTATATGAATTTGTTGTTTGATAATGCGACAGTCATGGACAATGAATTCGGATTGAAATATATGTTGGAATTCAAAGAACCCAAGCCCTCTCACTCAGAGACTGAATACTGGTTTTTTGTTGGTGATATTCTAGATATCGAGTCACGAGATGATGCGTATGAGAGAACTGATGAAATCATGAATGAACTTGAGATGGTCGGAATTGATGGAATTGAGAGGTCAAATATTCAACGAAACCTCAACGACCTTTGGCAAACTTTCCACGAACGGAATATAATCAACTATTATGAATTGGGGGCGAAACATAATGATGATATACTCGATATCTTTATTAGAGCGAATGATGGCGGGACGCAATTAAGCAAAGAAGAGATGATGCTGTCCGTAGCGACAGCAGAGTGGTCAAAAAGTAATAATCCAACTGATGCTAGAAAAAAGGTTACCACGTTAGTTGATAAACTCAATAACTATTATCCAAATTCTAATTTCAATTTTGCCACCAATTTTGTCTTGCGTAGTCTCCTTGTAGCGACTGGTTTGCGAAGTAAATACGATATGCAGGCATTTTCATCCGATAATCTACAAGAGATGAAATCTACCTTCGAAGAGGATGAATTTGAGGGGTCATTTTTTAAGGCATTAGATTTAATCAAGAGTTATGGATTAGATGGACGTTCTGTCTCCTCAACTGTGGCAATTATCCCAATAGTTTATTTCTTCTATTTAAATAAAAATTATAACTTAAGCTGGGAATCTAAACAGGGTCGGAAAACGAGAGCAAAGATTTTCTACTGGCTTTCGACTACCCTCCTGAAGGGAAGTTATACACAGTCAGGACATCAGGTGATGACAGTTACACAAGATGCTATTGAGGCTGCGCCACGCGGTGTGTTTCCGCTTGAAAGCCTCCATCATGAAGTACTTGCAATGGGGAAACCAATCACATTCCTTGAGGAGGAAGCGCGAGAGATGCTTCAGAGTCTCAAGTATCGTGACAGACATGCTAAAATATTTCTTTCACTGCTGTACTTCCCTGATCCAGCTAGTGAGCACGAGACATTCGAAATCGATCATATCTTTCCTAGAAGTGAATTAACTGAAAGGAATTTGATAGAAGACTATGATATGAATGTTACCCAAGCAAAACGGTATGATTCACTCCGAGATAGTATTCTCAATCTCCAATTGCTTACGCCAGAAGAAAATGCTGAGAAAGCAGATCGTCCATACAATGAGTGGCTTCAGAGTCGACATGAATCACAACTAAACCGACACTATATTCCTCAAGATGATAATCAAGATCTGTATACTGTTGCTCAGTTCGAAGATTTTCTCAACCTGCGCAAAGAACTGATCGTTTCTGAAATTATTGAGATGTCTAACAAAATAGAAGAGTTGTTCGATAGCTCGTAGGCTGATATCTCTCGACTACTAATTCATTTTAGTAGAACGTTCTCCCATAGCATCTATACAGATTTCAAAACGAGAAGATGGCTACGAGAACTACTTCGAGATTAGAATGTGTTCTTCCAATCGATCTGACCGACTATTTCGTGCATCACTGCATCGCAGATTTCGCAGTCTACCACTTCTACGAGCCTATCTTCGGATTTCGTTTCAGGACCGATGAGCAGCGAAGACGTACACTCACATTTGGGACATTTACCCGTTTGTGCCCAGCTATGCAATAGAATTGCCTGTTCAACACCATCTTTCACGCCGATACCTTCAAGTTCGCTTGGTTCAGAATTTACTGTGGTTCTGTCGCTGCGATGGAACGACCTTTCGGAGGGTGTTGTGGCACCCTCTGGTTTCCAACGACATTCCGGCACGATGATTCGGCCGGTTCCGAGTACTTCATTGGATGATCATCACTTATACTTTTGCATAGAGGAGAAAGGACTAATTCGTTGGCCTATCTCTCACTTGTATGCCCGAGAGAAACCGGAAATTCGGTGACGATGAATACATCGATGCTGTTCGAGCGAACGAACCGGCGAGTACGCCGGAAGTCGCCGATCACGTCGGTTGTACCCGAGAGAACGCGAGGATCAGACTTCTAAAACTACATGAAAACGGCGATATAGAGCGGAAAATGATCCGTGGAAGTCACATTTGGTTTCTTGAGTAGCGTTACGATCCGTCCAACAGCTCCGACGCCGTAACGAGCGCCTCCAGCTCGGTTCCCGCCGCTTCGAGCTGTTCGGTCGCGCCTTCCTCGCGGTCGACGACGACGAGCACGCGGTTCACGACGGCTCCGGCGTCTCTGAGCGCCTCGACCGCGTCAAGCGCGCTCTGGCCCGTGGTGGCGATATCCTCGATGACGACGACCTCTTCGTCTTCCGTGAGGCGGCCCTCGATGCGGTTGCCCGTCCCGTACTCTTTGGCTTTCTTTCGGACGATGACGTACGGACACTCGGCTTTCATCGCCGTCGCTGCGACGAGGGGCACCGCACCCAGCGCAACCCCGGCCGGTTTTTCCGCTCCGATGCGCTCTGCGAACCCGCTCGCGATGAGGTTCAAACAGCGCGGTTCGGTCTCGAAGAGATACTTATCGA
The sequence above is drawn from the Halocatena salina genome and encodes:
- a CDS encoding DUF262 domain-containing protein, with product MTYQSMQIANIIPDINNQFFLPGIQREFVWNTDQIIQLFDSVIRGYPIGSFLFWNVRGKVAKERIKYEFIKHYITEGVYPAEFDDRDFRNPKVRDEYSEGLPNKLTLVLDGQQRLSSFYIGLKGSLTDRGYNQRKKKPDSWDRKKLYMNLLFDNATVMDNEFGLKYMLEFKEPKPSHSETEYWFFVGDILDIESRDDAYERTDEIMNELEMVGIDGIERSNIQRNLNDLWQTFHERNIINYYELGAKHNDDILDIFIRANDGGTQLSKEEMMLSVATAEWSKSNNPTDARKKVTTLVDKLNNYYPNSNFNFATNFVLRSLLVATGLRSKYDMQAFSSDNLQEMKSTFEEDEFEGSFFKALDLIKSYGLDGRSVSSTVAIIPIVYFFYLNKNYNLSWESKQGRKTRAKIFYWLSTTLLKGSYTQSGHQVMTVTQDAIEAAPRGVFPLESLHHEVLAMGKPITFLEEEAREMLQSLKYRDRHAKIFLSLLYFPDPASEHETFEIDHIFPRSELTERNLIEDYDMNVTQAKRYDSLRDSILNLQLLTPEENAEKADRPYNEWLQSRHESQLNRHYIPQDDNQDLYTVAQFEDFLNLRKELIVSEIIEMSNKIEELFDSS
- a CDS encoding FaeA/PapI family transcriptional regulator, translated to MPERNRKFGDDEYIDAVRANEPASTPEVADHVGCTRENARIRLLKLHENGDIERKMIRGSHIWFLE
- the pyrE gene encoding orotate phosphoribosyltransferase is translated as MATKKSKLITALKAADAVQFGTFELSHGGTSDYYVDKYLFETEPRCLNLIASGFAERIGAEKPAGVALGAVPLVAATAMKAECPYVIVRKKAKEYGTGNRIEGRLTEDEEVVVIEDIATTGQSALDAVEALRDAGAVVNRVLVVVDREEGATEQLEAAGTELEALVTASELLDGS